TTCGAATTTGAAGGACATTTGGATAAAACTTTAAGTAGCTAATTCATTCTCTCTTTAGACTCTCAAACCACGTCAGGGGCTGGGGCTTTCTTCTCCTTTTATCGTAACGGAACTATAATTCACATTCTCACCGACAAGGCTAAAACGAAATACTGGGACAGGTAAAACGTTCAAGCATACGATTTATAGTCCagcctgtattaagcggcacTGTATTTAAGCAGTCACCTGTAATAAGCGGTCAGTTGTCGAAGTCCTGAATTTGATTTCTGCAAATCACTGTAATCTTCACCACTATTAAGCGGTTACCTCTATTTAGCGGTCGCGGTCTCCCTTTTCTAAGTCCCAACAGTTTACATTGAACAGCCACTGAAAGCGGAACCAgtcaaataaaactaataataatctttcaagaaattttaatccatgtttctcACTCAAAATCATAGTAATATTATCGAGCGAGATTCTGTACACAACGTGGTCAATTCTAGCATAAATGGCGTTGTTTATCGGTTTTTAACCTCTAGTGCAAAGCACAGACACATTGCTTTGACGCTAAAAAATATGAGTAAGTGCTTCATTTATGACAAACTATGAAGTTCCTTTGAGGTTTCTCATATAACGGCGTACATGATGTATTTGGTAAGTATTCTTTTCTGGGTAAGATCATCGATAATCACTTGGTATTCCCTCTTAACCCGAAATAAACAACCGATGAAAACGTATGGCAATCTGAACCAGACGAATTAGTGATGAGGACAAACTCATGAATACTGATAAGGCTGATGAGGGTCCAATGACACACAATTTCCATCCAGAAATCCCAGAGACGTTCGCAACAATTTGTAAGGCTTAACATTCTTAAGACCATGCGAATCACCAGTAGAAAAATTCACATAAAATACAGAGGTAAACTTTCAGAGCTTTGATTAAAGAGAGTTGTCATACAGgcattcagttaaaaaaaaaacctttcactTATTCATTTCAATGCAGTCTGCTTTGTGACCATGCAccatttgattattttttactttctccAGAATGCACTCGTTGGCCAGCTGGAACATATGGTCTACCCAAACCAGTATCCGGGTGTCCCTGGTCAGAAGGTATTTTGTGGAGAGAAGGATGGAGGTCCCAAGCCACCTTCATAATACAAACGAACAACTCAAGGTCACCCGAATTTCACCTTGATGGAAAGGTGGATAGCAATGAGGTCAAAAGATCCTTCTGTATTAAATACCGTATGACAAGTGATAGGAACAGACCTCCATGGCCGAAAGGTGGGTTGCAATTTGTTCTCATGAAAATTTTTGCCGCACAACATGTGTCCTCCATTTATGCTCATTGCTAACCTAACTCGAAACAAGGCCTATAAACTATCAACTTCTTGCTTTGCACCATTCTTTTTGAACAGTAAGGCCGTTATCCGTTGATCTCTCGTCGTCAGTGGTATTCAATACCCTCTCGTCATTTTCTGATCTCTTACAGGGAAGTACTGCATCTACAAAAAATATCCGAGATGCCCTGAAGGTTTAACATCAGGTGAACTCTTCTGGGATGATCAAGACGGCTATCAGATTAACGATGATGGCGGAGTACTTCCCAAGGGCAGATATAACCACGACACAACTATCAACTTTTGCTGCAGAACAGACGGTGATAGAGATGACCCAGTTCTTCTTCCGGTGAAATCTCCATTTTTTCTTCTGGCGTATGAGTCGGCAAAGTGCCAGATGGTCAAATGGGCTGTTTCTACTGTGGAGTGGATACATTATGATACAGAAGATTGGGACAACCAAGACGAAGCACTTGGTGCGTACCCTTACAACGCTGGAAAAATTCATCCCaccattttttattgttactaCCGAGGTGAGGGTCAATCGCCTCGCAGTTGAAAAATGATCAGCAAGTATTGAAATAATCAATGGACTCGTTTAAAGGTGTCCAGTTGTGTTATAGACTTACATACTTTTGATTGTACTGGAAACTGTCGGATACCATATTCGAGTTTAACGAACATTAGGCGATCTTCCCTCAGAAGTGGTATGTTTAGATAAATCAAACGAACGACCAAGACAAAGCACCATGCTGGAAAAAGTCACCCcgctatttgttatttttactaTGGATCCGGAAGTGAGGCTCAATTGCCTTTGGCGGCCATAGCCTTTGCCTTTGGCAACAGTTTTGGCGGCGTCCAGTTGTGTTATACCTGTAATCCATACAGCCTTTTCTTTACATTGGCAATGTCAATAGCACACTGATAATTACCGGAGTCTTGAGAAACCATCTTAGAGATTGACGAACTTTTGAGTGAACATTCCACCAGAGGATCACTGGTTCTGTATTGAAAGTTATTCATGTATATTTGTTATTTCCTAGGGTGCAACGAAACTCTCACCTCAGTCAGCGGTACCTTCCATTCACCAAATTATCCAAGAAATTACCCCCATGGCCAATATTGCTCTTGGAAAATAAAGGTTAATACAACCCTACGTATTCGATTGACGTTTAAAAACTTTAGTCTTCAGATCGAGAAAAACACGGACCAGTTATACGTTTATGATGGGGAGAATGAAACAGGGAAGATACTGGATGTGTTTTATGGGGATCATCCTCCCCCAAAGGAAGGAATTTACTCTTCTTCCAACAGCTTATTCGTGATCTTCAAGTCAAACAAGAATGATTCTTTTGCCGGCTTCAGTGCTTACTATGACACTATTTATGATCCGGGTAAGTAATTTTCACCCTTAAGTTTAATACCCATGCCTTGCAATAATAGgcatttctccttttttccggAGTTTATAAGGAGCCATGTTAGAAATTAACGAACATTTAGGCGAAAATTCTACCAGTGGATCACTGATTCTACATGGAAAGTTATTCATGTATATgtgcattttttatttcctagGGTGCAACGAAACTCTCACCTCAGTCAACGGTATCTTCCGTTCACCAAATTATCCAAGAAATTACCCCCATGGCCAATATTGCTCTTGGAAAATAAAGGTTAATACAACCTTACGTATTCGATTGATGTTCACAGACTTTAGTCTTCAGATCGAGAAAAACACAGACCAGTTATACGTTTATGATGGGGAGAATGCAACAGGGAAGATACTGGACGTATTTTATGGGGATCATCCTCCTCCAAAGGAAGGAATTTATTCTTCTTCCAACAGCTTATTCGTGATCTTCAAGTCGGACAAGAACGACTCTTATGCCGGCTTCAGTGCTTACTATGACACTGTTGATGATCCGGGTGAGTAATTTTCACCCTTAAGTTTAATACTCATGCCTTGCAATTATAAgcatttctccttttcttcatATTTAGAATTTCAACACAAGCTGCCTATCTATTCAAAATCGCTCACATGCTTCAAAACGtactaaataataaaatgttatgtTTATGTTGATACAAGTGTTATATTTTCCATCATACAGTAAACTTATAAATTGAGAAACCATCTTAGAGATTGACGAACTTTTGAGTGAACATTCCACCAGAGGATCACTGGTTCTGTATTGAAAGTTATTCATGTATATTTGTTATTTCCTAGGGTGCAACGAAACTCTCACCTCAGTCAGCGGTACCTTCCATTCACCAAATTATCCAAGAAATTACCCCCATGGCCAATATTGCTCTTGGAAAATAAAGGTTAATACAACCCTACGTATTCGATTGACGTTTAAAAACTTTAGTCTTCAGATCGAGAAAAACACGGACCAGTTATACGTTTATGATGGGGAGAATGAAACAGGGAAGATACTGGATGTGTTTTATGGGGATCATCCTCCCCCAAAGGAAGGAATTTACTCTTCTTCCAACAGCTTATTCGTGATCTTCAAGTCAAACAAGAATGATTCTTTTGCCGGCTTCAGTGCTTACTATGACACTATTTATGATCCGGGTAAGTAATTTTCACCCTTAAGTTTAATACCCATGCCTTGCAATAATAGgcatttctccttttttccggAGTTTATAAGGAGCCATGTTAGAAATTAACGAACATTTAGGCGAAAATTCTACCAGTGGATCACTGATTCTACATGGAAAGTTATTCATGTATATgtgcattttttatttcctagGGTGCAACGAAACTCTCACCTCAGTCAACGGTATCTTCCGTTCACCAAATTATCCAAGAAATTACCCCCATGGCCAATATTGCTCTTGGAAAATAAAGGTTAATACAACCTTACGTATTCGATTGATGTTCACAGACTTTAGTCTTCAGATCGAGAAAAACACAGACCAGTTATACGTTTATGATGGGGAGAATGCAACAGGGAAGATACTGGACGTATTTTATGGGGATCATCCTCCTCCAAAGGAAGGAATTTACTCTTCTTCCAACAGCTTATTCGTGATCTTCAAGTCGGACAAGAACGACTCTTATGCCGGCTTCAGTGCTTACTATGACACTGTTGATGATCCGGGTGAGTAATTTTCACCCTTAAGTTTAATACTCATGCCTTGCAATTATAAgcatttctccttttcttcatATTTAGAATTTCAACACAAGCTGCCTATCTATTCAAAATCGCTCACATGCTTCAAAACGtactaaataataaaatgttatgtTTATGTTGATACAAGTGTTATATTTTCCATCATACAGTAAACTTATAAATTCATCAATTTTACAATAGATGTGCACCTTTCCACAACACCAGCACCGATGGTCAGCAAAAACCCGAAATTGACACAGAAATCAACATCCATTACCGCTATACCATCCGAGGAAATTGAGCCATGTAATGAAAGAGAACATCTGGGAGTCAAAGGTATCCTGATGCAATAACTTTCTATACGTTAACGATACGAGTTAATTCAGCCCCGCTCAAAGTTATTCTTTCTAAAGGGAATTTTTTATATCCAACGGAAACGTTTCATGTATAAATTGTACTAAATCTGTTAGATTTTTTAATGTACTTTCAGAGTTTGTTTAAGATTACATCTTTGGAATGTTTCTTtgtgtgtttgatttttttttcaggtacgCAAGCTAAACGGGAACAGGCCACGATCAAAAAGACATTGTGTATGGATCTGTGATTGGAATACTTGCCTTACTGCTGGTAGTATCTTTATTTTACCAATGTAGAAAGAAACACAAACGTAAGTGATTGCGTTGGAGTATCATGTCAATCAGAATTTTAGTGTGACCTCAATGAAACTGCGAACATTTACAACGTGAAAACCATTTTCTACCTATCGAGGGCTGAACTGATCGCTTCATTATTCATTCattgcaattaaaatttggtttGGAATGAGAAGGAAGAAGTCTGCTGAATTGATGATAATATCAAGACCCTTATGGTGAAAAATACACATTAGAAAATATTGCTAAAGCCACTATACCGCTTAGGTTTACAGTCCTCATTTATACACTTGATATTACCTGTCAGCAACCTAATTCATGTTTTACAGCAGTCATGTAATTAAGTAAGTCgtaacaaaaaattattgctGACGCTTTTGTTCTACAATGCAGAAGAAGCGGCTGAAATTAAAATCAACGATCAGAAGTTCACCAGCCAACAACATGATCCTGAGAATGGCATGGGAGAAGAAACGATACCGTTTCAAAGAAGTTCAGAAGGAAGGACGTCTCTGGACTAGTCAAAAGATTGTACACCACCATCTGCTGGACTACTATCGGTGGCAGTTCCCAAAGACAATGTCGTTATTTTAAAGATAACTTAAAGATAATGTAAAACGAAGAAGCTATAAACAAGAACCAGCTCTCCAAGGAAAGTTTTACTGAACTGCGCTGAACGTGGAAATAAACCTCTATGATGTATAGTGCAAAGGGGCGATTTACAAATCTTTTAAGTTTGCTGTTTTAGAAGGGGtgtatttcttttgattttgtcgAAATAAACTGCTTAGGGTCATGGCTACATAGCAGCTTAATAAAAAAGTTACTTCTACTCAGTGATCACCTTTGATCGTCCTAATTACTTCCACGACCTGAGCGATTATCCTTTTCAATTTCGTGGGGAAGGGGGTACTATTTGACATGTTGCTTTTTCTCTGTCGaagaggaaaacattttaaattaccCTGCAACTATCAACTCATAAACTAAAGTATATGCCTCTAGTGAAACTCTGATAATTATCTTAATTATAACATGTATAATTCGCCCAATCAGATGATATAAAAGAATACTTCTGGGTCGGtttgattaaccctttcactcccaagatgtAAATATCAATTCTCTGCAATGTCTACCATACATGTCTTACTTATTcaggtttgaaaatttgatgtttaaatcaaacaatatcccctagaacataaataaaaaaccaCACGACTGGGCTTCGAATAGGAAAAAACTAGCAAGGAGGGCTAAGAAGAATAATAGTATGAATCGCAGATGAAGAACTTGAATATAAAGAAACGAGTCAGATCCATTGACCGTTACGCAGTCGTAAGCCGCGAGTTCGACGTGATATAAATATTTGCGTGACAACCATTGAGTGATAAACGTTTGCATACTTATATCTTGACCGGTATTTCCGTATCAAGTCACGCTTTATGAGGATTCGAAATAGAGTAAAGATCATATGCTTCAACACATTGGAGATATTTCAAAGATCTTAGCGACATTAAAATGCTACGGAGGACAATTTTAAGACTGATAGTCTTTGCCAGTACTTTACGTTTGTCAGGTGAGTTATGTGCGAGAGATTCCGCTGAGAGACATAAATATATGAGCATACAATGAAAATGTCGCTTAGAGAGGTGCTTAGACACACTTGTTAAACGATTAACAGTTAATgcttcaagaattttgttttctccctttACCTGACAGGTTTAATGTAAAGGCGTTAAATGCAAATTCCTTCCTTAGTTATCCACTAGAGAAGGTAACATTCGGCTGACATAGTCACCATTCCGGAATAGATAAATACGACGGTGTAATTTGAGTGTAGGTATTGCATACTTTCATTAGGATTACAGTATCAGCGTGGCCATGAAactgtatctttttttttatcctgaCACAGCCAATACGAAATGCTAAGATAGGTAAAACGTTTAGCATTCGCTGTGCCTCTTTTTATGTTACGTGAAATAATGTTATTCGATGAGTTATGATGTAACGTTATTCATAATACTCCGTTGACCACTCAAGTGATCAAAGGgtcaaaacatttgaagaagCGGAAGAAGCGGACGTCAGATGTTAaagaattcgaaaaaaaaatatggggTGGAAAATTGGAAAGTCTTAACCTGCATTTCAAGGAGGTATCTAAAATCgatttattcaaatttcttaTTAATAATTGGTTTACCTTCAGAATCTGTTTGGTGGCCTGCTGGATCATATGGAATACCAAACCCGTGTCTGGCTGTCCTAGGACTACTGGCTTTCAGTGGAAGAAAGGATGGAGGTCTCAGGACACAAATGGTGCATCATCAAAAAATGCCAGATCCCTTGACTTCCACCTCGACGCCGAAGTAGATGAGACCAAAGTCCAAAGATCATTCTGTATAAAAACATCCATAATTGACGACCATAACAGACCGAAATGGCCACAAGGTAATAACTAAGAGTCGTGAAGTTTGgggggttagggttagggttagccCCAGACAACGAGACCGTTGAAAATATGTTATTTAAGAAGCAGAGGTCTTAATCATGAAATAGTCCCTTTATTTTTGCTAAGTTTTGAATGTGTTGTATATCATACATGGTCAGTCTTCCAGGGAAAATTACCACTATTATTGGATGTTCGCCTACAAAAGAAAGTATTTCCGGAAGGATGATCTAATTTGTTGACGTGTATCGTGTTTGTAGGACCCCAACGAACACTAGAAATTAAAACCTGAAACACAATCAGACGTGCTCGCGACGGCCAGCACTGAATAAGAAAGCTATCAAAAAGGGACACTTGTACATGACTGTT
This is a stretch of genomic DNA from Pocillopora verrucosa isolate sample1 chromosome 12, ASM3666991v2, whole genome shotgun sequence. It encodes these proteins:
- the LOC131779462 gene encoding deleted in malignant brain tumors 1 protein-like isoform X1, with the translated sequence MLLWTILGLMFFTCSLSVSKCTRWPAGTYGLPKPVSGCPWSEGILWREGWRSQATFIIQTNNSRSPEFHLDGKVDSNEVKRSFCIKYRMTSDRNRPPWPKGKYCIYKKYPRCPEGLTSGELFWDDQDGYQINDDGGVLPKGRYNHDTTINFCCRTDGDRDDPVLLPVKSPFFLLAYESAKCQMVKWAVSTVEWIHYDTEDWDNQDEALGAYPYNAGKIHPTIFYCYYRGCNETLTSVSGTFHSPNYPRNYPHGQYCSWKIKVNTTLRIRLTFKNFSLQIEKNTDQLYVYDGENETGKILDVFYGDHPPPKEGIYSSSNSLFVIFKSNKNDSFAGFSAYYDTIYDPGCNETLTSVNGIFRSPNYPRNYPHGQYCSWKIKVNTTLRIRLMFTDFSLQIEKNTDQLYVYDGENATGKILDVFYGDHPPPKEGIYSSSNSLFVIFKSDKNDSYAGFSAYYDTVDDPGCNETLTSVSGTFHSPNYPRNYPHGQYCSWKIKVNTTLRIRLTFKNFSLQIEKNTDQLYVYDGENETGKILDVFYGDHPPPKEGIYSSSNSLFVIFKSNKNDSFAGFSAYYDTIYDPGCNETLTSVNGIFRSPNYPRNYPHGQYCSWKIKVNTTLRIRLMFTDFSLQIEKNTDQLYVYDGENATGKILDVFYGDHPPPKEGIYSSSNSLFVIFKSDKNDSYAGFSAYYDTVDDPDVHLSTTPAPMVSKNPKLTQKSTSITAIPSEEIEPCNEREHLGVKGTQAKREQATIKKTLCMDL
- the LOC131779462 gene encoding deleted in malignant brain tumors 1 protein-like isoform X2; protein product: MLLWTILGLMFFTCSLSVSKCTRWPAGTYGLPKPVSGCPWSEGILWREGWRSQATFIIQTNNSRSPEFHLDGKVDSNEVKRSFCIKYRMTSDRNRPPWPKGKYCIYKKYPRCPEGLTSGELFWDDQDGYQINDDGGVLPKGRYNHDTTINFCCRTDGDRDDPVLLPVKSPFFLLAYESAKCQMVKWAVSTVEWIHYDTEDWDNQDEALGCNETLTSVSGTFHSPNYPRNYPHGQYCSWKIKVNTTLRIRLTFKNFSLQIEKNTDQLYVYDGENETGKILDVFYGDHPPPKEGIYSSSNSLFVIFKSNKNDSFAGFSAYYDTIYDPGCNETLTSVNGIFRSPNYPRNYPHGQYCSWKIKVNTTLRIRLMFTDFSLQIEKNTDQLYVYDGENATGKILDVFYGDHPPPKEGIYSSSNSLFVIFKSDKNDSYAGFSAYYDTVDDPGCNETLTSVSGTFHSPNYPRNYPHGQYCSWKIKVNTTLRIRLTFKNFSLQIEKNTDQLYVYDGENETGKILDVFYGDHPPPKEGIYSSSNSLFVIFKSNKNDSFAGFSAYYDTIYDPGCNETLTSVNGIFRSPNYPRNYPHGQYCSWKIKVNTTLRIRLMFTDFSLQIEKNTDQLYVYDGENATGKILDVFYGDHPPPKEGIYSSSNSLFVIFKSDKNDSYAGFSAYYDTVDDPDVHLSTTPAPMVSKNPKLTQKSTSITAIPSEEIEPCNEREHLGVKGTQAKREQATIKKTLCMDL